A genomic window from Vicinamibacteria bacterium includes:
- a CDS encoding metalloregulator ArsR/SmtB family transcription factor, which translates to MESLFEVLAERNRREILRLLVERERSVGDLERQLNRPQPTISKHLRVLREAGLVDSRVEAQRRVYRVRPEPLLELEEWLQPFRRLWTERLDALETHLDRMPDMPRKKGRKR; encoded by the coding sequence ATGGAATCCTTGTTCGAGGTGCTCGCCGAGCGCAACCGGCGAGAGATTCTGCGGCTGCTCGTTGAGCGCGAGCGGTCCGTGGGTGATCTGGAGCGACAGCTCAACCGACCGCAACCCACCATCTCGAAGCACCTCCGCGTGCTGCGTGAGGCGGGGCTCGTCGATTCGAGGGTCGAGGCACAAAGGCGCGTCTATCGGGTCCGTCCCGAGCCCCTGCTGGAGCTCGAAGAGTGGCTGCAGCCGTTTCGACGCCTGTGGACGGAGCGACTGGACGCGCTCGAGACCCATCTCGACCGAATGCCCGACATGCCGAGAAAGAAAGGACGCAAGCGATGA
- a CDS encoding SRPBCC domain-containing protein: MKRPEKTKNDYQPGEVADAKVRRDGSLWTLVFVRSLRHPPGKVWLALTDPGTLREWAPFDANRDLGSPGAAKLTLVGGTTPEVFECEVRQAEAPRLLEYTWGESVLRLRCTG; the protein is encoded by the coding sequence ATGAAAAGACCCGAAAAGACGAAGAACGACTACCAGCCGGGCGAGGTAGCCGACGCAAAGGTTCGAAGAGACGGAAGCCTCTGGACGCTCGTCTTCGTGAGATCGCTGAGACATCCGCCAGGCAAGGTATGGCTCGCGCTGACCGATCCGGGAACCCTGCGCGAGTGGGCTCCGTTCGACGCCAATCGCGACCTCGGCTCCCCCGGAGCAGCGAAGCTCACGCTGGTCGGCGGCACGACGCCCGAGGTGTTCGAATGCGAGGTTCGGCAGGCCGAAGCCCCTCGCCTTCTCGAATACACCTGGGGAGAATCCGTACTCCGCTTACGTTGCACAGGATGA